The Leadbetterella byssophila DSM 17132 DNA window GGAAAGTTTGCCGTCTTTATACTCATAGAATTTAGTGGTATCGTTAGAGATAGAAGTCCTTAAGGTATCATTTTTATAATGAAAAGTTTCAGTCCACTGTCTATTTCCATAGTTGTAAATTATACTTTTTAGCGTCAAACTATCCATATATGAAAATTCAATATGGTAATTACCCAACTTTGAAATTGCTGAAATTTTTTTAAGTAAACCTGGTACTGCAGCTGGCCCTGGTTCAGTGGGATGTATTCTTCTATCTTCCTTGCATGAGGATAAGAAGCAGATAGTAAAAAATTGTAATAGGATATACCTCATAGTGGAAAGAAACACTTTGGTTTGGATCTTTTACTGAGATTTATTTGCATTCCTATTTCAAAAGAAGGTTCCATCCATACTGTATTGTGGTTTGCTTCAGTAAAGATTTTGAAATAGTTTCTTCCAAGCTCTAAGCCGGCGCCAACCTCTGGTAGAATATTGTTTTGTTTAGTCTTTGGGATTTATGGTGGGTGCATAATTTATCCATCTGTTGTAGTGTACGCCGCCAATAAGATAAAGTGCAATGAGATTTCGGTGCTGGTATCTATTACCCAAGGGCGTGGAAGGTTTTATTAAATAATAGTGCGTATTGATTCCCATCGTTACTTCATGAAAATCTTTTATTGGAGGAATATACTCCATTTGTGGACTGATATAAAATTTTTGGTTTAATGAGAATTGTGCCCGAATTCCTATGCCAAAGGTTTGTAATGCAGCATTATAAGTACCCGCCAAACCGGCACTTGTCTTGGATTGCGAATGTGCTATTATTGGAGTTACGTATACTAGGGCCAGCAAGAGATACTTCATATAGGTAAGAAAGGTTCCACTTTGCAAACTACAAAGTGACGATGTATTTTCGTCAATGTCCACTGTTTATTTTATTCAAGGGAATTCATCTGGCCTAAAAGATTTATTTAGAGGTCCTTTCAGTTCAGTACCGTTTAATAAAAAATCTCTTTAATGCTTTTTTTGATTTGATAGTGCATCTAGATTGCCGCATCCTTTTTGACGCCCTATGAATTACATTGCAACTATCATCTTCCTTAAATGCGCTCGTGATGAACCACATTTAAATGTGCATTTAGACACTCCCTGCTTTTTTTGCTGACGTGATATGTGGCTAAAACAGTCGCCTAATCATCTTTATACTCACTAGGCAACTTTTTAAGTATTCACATTTTATATTTCTTGTCATATGGCAAGGTACTGAATCATTTATATGACACCAAAACACCTATTCTATTTATGAGAGTAAAATTTACCGTCATCCTCATCTTCTTATTTCACCTTTCTGCTTTAGCTCAATCGCGATGGGAAACGACTAAAGTTTACGGAAAAGAGAGTTTTTAAAAGCGCACCTTTGCTGTGGCAGTATAAAGACAAAGTGTTTCTGTATGCAGATAAAAGTGGTGTTGAGATTTTTTAAAGAGCAAGGTGATGACCATATGTTCGTAGGTTCAGCCGATGAAAAGTCGAATCCTGTGATACGAATTGACGCTCTAAAATGGGTTACTGATCAAGGGCTTTGGTTATTTGGAGGTGTTTCCTCCACTAGTAATGAGCTACTAAATGATTTATGGTTTTACAGCTTTAAAGCAAGCAAGTGGCAAAAAATAGAAGTAAAAGGGAAAATTCCTGGTCCTCGAAGAGGAGCTGGTGGGTGGATTGACGAAAAGCAAAATTTATACTTATTTGGAGGCTTTTTAGATTCGCCATTAACGGAAAGGTCAGGTAACTTTTCCAACGAAATCTGGTGTTTCAATACCTTAGAAACGAGTGGATTGACAAATCAAATATAAATTCTCCTTCGGCACGAGTAGATATGGCCATATGGTCTCCAAATCCAGCAGAAATTTATTTGTATGGAGGATTTGGTTATGACAAGGATTACAAAGGTAGTAGGGTTCTAGCTGATTTTTGGAGATATAATTCTACGAGGGGAGAATGGGAGGAAATGTCCAAGGAGTCGCATTCGATTGAAAGAGTTTTGGGAGAGGGCGGTAGGATCATCTACCCGGGATATAGAGTTAAAGCAAAACATTGGATCGATGGCGATGGAAATTTGTGGCTTGCTTTTGGTCAATCCATTATTTCAAGTGAGAAAATAAGTATTGAACCATTTATATGGAAATACGATACCAAGAAGGGAATCTGGTCATATACATACGTTGCAAACGACCCAATTATCGAATCTGCGGAACTCATTTGGATGCCCTTGGGGAATAGAATTGAAATGATTTTTCCAAATTCTTTAAACAAGGATTTTCGATTCAGTGTTAAACCCGAATTATTACAACTTAATTTAAAAAATTAATGAGAGTCATTATTTTCTTGTCATTATTTGTTGTTTACCAAGTATATGGACAAAAGACCCCATTTGATAGAGTCCGCCATCACCGAATGCTGCTAGTATTGGAAGGTATTCGTTAGCGCCTGTAAATTTAAGTTCAGGATCCATTTCGCCAAATGTAAAATTATTTGAAATAGATGAGTATGGACTACCATTAGATATATCTGCTAATTATTCATATCGAGGGTACCGTCCGTCGGAATTAACTGGAATTCTAGGAAATGGATGGAATTTATTAGCTGGTGGAACAATTACAAGAACAGTAAATAGTAAGAAAGACGAAAGGTCCAATGCGGGTTATTATCACATTGGGAGTGAGATACAGACGGCTATCGATCAATTTCAAGCCACTCAGGTTCCAAATAGCCTAATGGCTGAAAGTAACATATGGTAATATTGATTCGGAGCCTGATTCTTTTTAATTTTAGTTTTGGGAGCAATAGTGGTAGTTTCTTTTTTGGCGCTGATGGAAAGATACACATAGTTTCACAGAGTAAATTGGCGATTAAAGCTGAATATTCTCCAAATCCAATTCCCATTCACGCCGCATTACATACCGTTCTAGATAACTTCGTGGGATTTTCAATAACGACAGAAGACGGAACTATTTATAAATTTTATGCAGTGGAATATAGTAGGTCCACCAGTGAAAAGGGTGAACAGAGTGGATTTAATGACGATGGAGTTCGTGGAAAGTTAATTTCTGCATGGCACTTGACCGAAATCATCGGTACTGGTGGGCAAAAGATAAAACTTGAATATACAGATAGCCCAGCCTCAGCCAACAGGGCACAATTTACGCCTGTGGAAAGTTTTTTTGCATATGTTCCATCTCCAAGTTGGTTGCAGTCATCAATCACAAACTATGCAGATGTAAATATTAATATTTCCTATGAAGTTTATTTAAAAAAAATCACAGGAAATGGCTGGAAAATTGAATTGAAATATGAAGATTATTCAACATCTACTATAGTAGGAGGGTTTAGAAATTATCCTAAGAGATTGGTAAATATTACACAATATTCAACTTTAAATTCTGGACAAGTTTTTGTTAAAGCCTATAATTTCACTTTTGCCAATTTTGGAGAAGGTTTTTCTCTAAGTGCTATTAAAGAAATTGGCACAGGTAATGTTGAAATGGCACCTTATACATTTACTTATTTGGGTACTAGTTCGCGAATCATAAATACGAAAGGGATTGACAAATTTGGCTTTTACAATGGGAAAGTTACAAACAATTCTTTAGTACCAGCTTTTGGTGCTAATAGAGAGCCTGATTTTGAATTTGCAAAGATTGGGCAATTCAGTCTATTACATATCCTACGGGTGGGAAGGAAACATATGAATATGAACTTAATGACTATAGTTACGTAAATGGAGAATTTCAAACAGGAACTTTATATATCGATAGTTTAAAATTTTTACAAGTAATAGAAGGGACTATTGTAACTTCTCCAAATATCTATATAACAACGAACACACCGGTGGATATTTCAATTGTAGTACCACCTGGTAGTCCATCTGGTTGTGGCAGTACCTATAAGATTCTAAATCATACCTTAGTTCCAAAAGCAGGGAATGCTCCATATACAATACATGATTTATTTACAATTTTAACTAACCATGGTTATTGTTTTGGTAATCCAACTTCTAACCCAAATTGGTCAAATGTTACATTCATGTTGTATGTAACTGTTAAATATCCTTATATATCTAATGTTCTACCCGGTCCAGGAATAAGGATAAAGTCAATTGCTAGGATAGACGAGTCAGGAAATGAGCCCACTTTTACTACCACCTATACCTATACAAGTCCAAGTGATGCATTTTCGAGTGGTGAAATATTTGGTAAACCTTTTATGATATTTGGGCTGAAGGTCAATTTTCTTCGGCATATTTTGCATTTTCTGAGCCATTTAATTCCATGTCTCAATTTCCAATTAATTATTATAGAGTAAATGAATTTAAAAACGGTGTAAGGAAGGCATTGCATCATTTTACAAGTAATACTGAGGACGGTTATTCAAATGAGCTTGGGACCCCAACTAGGGCAGGAAATACAGCACTTATTGGTCCTGTAATAGATTATTCTGGAATGCGAGGACGGCCCATTGAAACTATAAATTATGCCAATAATTTGATGACGTCAGCTAACTCTACCCAATATGATCCTAAAGAAAATTACACTACTAATAAATATAGTACGACTGCACTTTTATATTAAGTGGGGGGTAACTAAACAAGGTGATTGGCAGCATATTGCTGATTATGCTAAGTATTATAAGCCAGTTAGTTACTGGTTTTACCCTAAAAAAGAAATTACTTACACTTACGACGCCAACGGCCAAAACCCCGTTACAACCACTACAGACCTCTACTACGATAATCCTGAGCACTATCAACTGACCCGGCAGGTTTACACAAATTCTGACGGCATCGTTCACGAGGAAAAGCTAAAATATCCTTTAGATTATAAGAACGTATCGGGGAAAGACCCTATGCTGGATTCTTTGATAAATAATCATAGGCACAATATCGTAATAGAACGCACAATCTCAGCCGCTGGCACAGTGCAGGATGCCACAGCATACACTTTTGCCCAGTTTACTGGAAATAGCCGTAAACCTCGCTTGTTCCTGCCTTCAAAAGAATACCGCTACCAAGCGTCGGGCACTTTTGTACCTTACAGCGGTACAAGTAGCGGTATAAATTCATCCAGCTACTTTGAAAACTATGCTGTAATAGCTTACGATACGCTAGGGCAGGCTATTAATGTGCGCGATGCGGCCGGGATTCATACTTCAGTTTTAAGAGCCTATAGGGCTAGGTACATAGTAGGACATCTTAAAAACGCGCTAAAAACGGATCTTGACCTAGCGCTTTCCAGTGCGGGGACCTCGTACAATAACTTCCTCAATGCAGCGGATAATACTACCATCCAAAATACTTTGACTTCAGTGCAGAACTCCTTAACTGCGGCGCAAATGAGTGGGTTCTTATACAAGCCCTTCGTGGGTATGAGTAGGGGTATTTTACCTAACGGAACCCGGACTGATTACGAGTACGATGTTTTCGGACGCTTGTCAGGCATTAAGGATCATAACGGAAACTGGGTAAGTGTTTACGAATACCAATTAAGGGGCAATAACAATTCCTTAGCTAACCATGTAGTCAGCAGAAATCTGAGAACGGCCACTACAAATGCTTCTAATGCTAGCAACCATTTAAACGCTACCTCACTATATGAATTTTACAATGCCTTTGGAGAGTTATCTCAGAAGGTGTTGTGGCGTCAAACTCCTTCTACAAATAATATCATCGCGGAAAACTTGGTGAGGGATAATGTGGGTAGAATAAGTAAAGCCCACTTACCGGTTTCTTACGCATCTACTTCTACCACGCCACTAGCAAGTGGTACGGTGGAGAGTACGGCAAATAGCTTTTATGGGGAACAGGCTTACTCAACGACAACTTACAGAGGAGTTTCTGATGAAGTTTCCCAAACGCGAGGCCCAGGTACAGCGTGGGCTACGAACAATAAAAATGTGAACTATTCTTACGGAACTGCTGGGACCAACGTGAGAAAATATACCATAAATACTAGTAATGACATTACTCTAGCAGGTACATATCCGGCATGGAGTTTGATTTCCAGTACAGTAACGGATGAACAGGGCAATGTTACTACTGTTTACAAGGACAAAAAAGGACAGACCGTGCAGACGCAATCGCAGATATCCTCTGGCGTATGGGCTGTTACCTACTATATATATGATGGATTAGGTCGCATCCGGGCTGTTTTACAACCTCTAGGATATGACTTAAATAGTTCTATAGGTCAAAGTAGTAGTTCATTCTCCAATTATGTGTTCTGCTATGAGTACGATGCCCGCGGGCGTGTTACCCGTAAGCATGTACCGGGAGCAGGATGGACTGAAACAGTATATGATAAGAACAATAGGGCAGTGATGCACCAGGATGCTTATCAGAAAACGCTGAACCGCTGGAATTTTACCCAGTACGATGTACATGGAAGAGTGGCGGTTAGTGGTGAGACCACAAAAAGCACTACCCGGGCCTCAGCCCAGAGTTTATTTGATGCACATACTACGGCCTTTGAGAGCCGGACTGGAGCTACATATAACGGTGCTAGTTTTCCGTCTACTTTGCAGCCGGTGTCCACGGAAAAGAAACTGCTAAATTATTATGATGATTATTCCTTTCTTGAGCCGCAGTTTGCATTTGCTGCTACAGGGGCTTTTCATACGCGAAATACGAACATCAAGGGATTACTGGCAGGGGTGAAGAAATTGAACTCCCGGGAGAATGCAAAAGTATATACGGATGCCTTTTATTATGATGTACTAAACCGAATGATTCAAAGTCAGCATACTCATTTTCTAAGTACTTCCAATACCGCAAACATCTTAGTAAAGAACCTGGAATATAATTTTGCCGGTGAGGTGACAAAACAAAACGTAACCTATCCCTTTGCTACAGGTACGTTGACGGTGAAAAATAGAAACGACTACGATCATGCTGGCCGGGTTACCACGAATGCACTGGGTATAAACTCAGAACCAGTTGACATCGTTCACCGCATCTATGATGGAATAGGCCGGTTAAGTGAGAAAAAGTTCATAGGTACAGGAACAGTACCGTTTGATTCTTGTGCAGTGCTTACAGATGGTATAGTCTTAGGAACTTGGACAGTCAACGGAGCCGCACTTGTAGCGCGTAACTTTCACAATTCATGGTGGGTAACGCAGCGAATCGGAAGCAATCCAGATAGATTCATTGTTCGAGCCTACGAAATGCTTTTGAGAGGGGATGTAACGCTTGCTAATCCGGCGTTTGCTAGCATGGCGTCCTGTTTCTCATGGCTTTCTAGTCCATATGGAGGATTAGAGCCGCCAGCTACCCCTTCTCAATTTGGTTACGTACCCGGCTACGATTATGTATTTGAAAATGGAGAGCACTTCTTCAAAGAAAGCTCACAAGCCGCTTGTTCTACGCCAGCTGCTATTACTTCAAATGTTCCGTCACCGACCATTAGCCAAAGTGTTACGCTAACTACCAGCTGTTCTACGGGTACGCCAAAGTGGAATACGAACGCTACTTCTAACAGTATTACTGTGACGGCAACGGCTACAGCGACCACCTACTCGGTAACTTGTCAGGGCTCGAATTGTACTACAAGTAGTTCGGTTTCCTACACAGTAACTGGTTCAAATGGCCCTTGCTCAACTCCAGCGGCTATTACTTCAAATGTCCCATCACCTACCATTAGTCAAAGTGTTACCCTTACCACCAGTTGTA harbors:
- a CDS encoding kelch repeat-containing protein; its protein translation is MQIKVVLRFFKEQGDDHMFVGSADEKSNPVIRIDALKWVTDQGLWLFGGVSSTSNELLNDLWFYSFKASKWQKIEVKGKIPGPRRGAGGWIDEKQNLYLFGGFLDSPLTERSGNFSNEIWCFNTLETSGLTNQI
- a CDS encoding DUF6443 domain-containing protein, with amino-acid sequence MILKKITLLINIVRLHFYIKWGVTKQGDWQHIADYAKYYKPVSYWFYPKKEITYTYDANGQNPVTTTTDLYYDNPEHYQLTRQVYTNSDGIVHEEKLKYPLDYKNVSGKDPMLDSLINNHRHNIVIERTISAAGTVQDATAYTFAQFTGNSRKPRLFLPSKEYRYQASGTFVPYSGTSSGINSSSYFENYAVIAYDTLGQAINVRDAAGIHTSVLRAYRARYIVGHLKNALKTDLDLALSSAGTSYNNFLNAADNTTIQNTLTSVQNSLTAAQMSGFLYKPFVGMSRGILPNGTRTDYEYDVFGRLSGIKDHNGNWVSVYEYQLRGNNNSLANHVVSRNLRTATTNASNASNHLNATSLYEFYNAFGELSQKVLWRQTPSTNNIIAENLVRDNVGRISKAHLPVSYASTSTTPLASGTVESTANSFYGEQAYSTTTYRGVSDEVSQTRGPGTAWATNNKNVNYSYGTAGTNVRKYTINTSNDITLAGTYPAWSLISSTVTDEQGNVTTVYKDKKGQTVQTQSQISSGVWAVTYYIYDGLGRIRAVLQPLGYDLNSSIGQSSSSFSNYVFCYEYDARGRVTRKHVPGAGWTETVYDKNNRAVMHQDAYQKTLNRWNFTQYDVHGRVAVSGETTKSTTRASAQSLFDAHTTAFESRTGATYNGASFPSTLQPVSTEKKLLNYYDDYSFLEPQFAFAATGAFHTRNTNIKGLLAGVKKLNSRENAKVYTDAFYYDVLNRMIQSQHTHFLSTSNTANILVKNLEYNFAGEVTKQNVTYPFATGTLTVKNRNDYDHAGRVTTNALGINSEPVDIVHRIYDGIGRLSEKKFIGTGTVPFDSCAVLTDGIVLGTWTVNGAALVARNFHNSWWVTQRIGSNPDRFIVRAYEMLLRGDVTLANPAFASMASCFSWLSSPYGGLEPPATPSQFGYVPGYDYVFENGEHFFKESSQAACSTPAAITSNVPSPTISQSVTLTTSCSTGTPKWNTNATSNSITVTATATATTYSVTCQGSNCTTSSSVSYTVTGSNGPCSTPAAITSNVPSPTISQSVTLTTSCTSGTPKWNTNATSNSITVTATATATTYSVTCQGSNCTTSSSVSYTVQASGCNVLTDGLVMGTWTVTGHSLIARYFHSQWWLVQRIQSSPERFIVRASEMLTRGDVNLNNSSYSGLGACFQWQTSNYGGLEPPATPSVFAVPSGYTYMSENGEYFFQASGPVACSTPATISASVTSPSISQSLTLTTSCSTGTPKWNTNATSNSITVTATPSPVVYSVTCQGGSCTTSPSVSYTVIATPCNTLTDGLVIGTWTVTGHPLIARYFHNKWWLVQRIQTSPERFIVRAAEMISRPDVTLNNSGYTALAACMEWPTSNYGGLEPPATPSLFPVPAGYTYLTENGESFFQKNAGGRMAADYTWEDEVFAQDILLFPNPANNAFEVKVNVLSALKGARVQVVDMKGRAVHTEEYDLGPGINTIKINSSGFENGTYLVNVQKGGYVRSAKIVILK